The Bacteroidota bacterium genome window below encodes:
- a CDS encoding CxxxxCH/CxxCH domain-containing protein: MKKIFLFYGLFFTLLISALVYQGCAKLDTTVSSAPEIDTHPNGWANPSSAKFHGKYITDNKLWNLSQCKTCHGADYKGGTAGSDCTGCHTASGGPENCRLCHGNSDHSNPPKGLLGDTATSFIGVGAHVTHVNTPNFSASLHCTDCHAFGGFSDPNHIGNNPDGIAEITFGELAHDTLGGGIVPDPTWNRGTATCSNVYCHGTFKGGNTSASGIWTDKTSVRCGTCHGDPDTGNPTPKINGVVTAPHFPFMTVKTCYICHGTVIGPTGAMVDKSKHINGEINY, from the coding sequence ATGAAAAAGATTTTTCTATTCTACGGTTTGTTTTTTACTTTACTAATTTCAGCACTCGTTTATCAGGGATGCGCTAAGCTGGATACGACTGTATCCTCTGCACCGGAGATTGATACTCACCCTAACGGATGGGCAAATCCATCTTCTGCAAAATTTCACGGTAAATATATTACAGATAACAAATTATGGAATCTGAGCCAATGTAAAACATGTCACGGAGCAGATTATAAAGGCGGCACAGCAGGTTCGGATTGTACCGGATGCCATACTGCAAGCGGCGGACCTGAAAACTGCAGATTATGCCATGGCAACAGCGACCATTCAAATCCACCTAAAGGATTGTTAGGTGATACAGCAACAAGTTTCATAGGAGTGGGAGCTCACGTTACTCACGTGAACACACCTAACTTCTCAGCTTCATTGCATTGCACTGACTGTCACGCATTCGGCGGTTTCTCAGATCCTAATCATATAGGAAATAATCCTGACGGCATTGCAGAGATAACTTTTGGTGAACTTGCGCACGATACATTAGGCGGCGGAATAGTTCCTGACCCAACCTGGAACAGAGGAACAGCAACATGCTCAAATGTATATTGTCACGGAACATTCAAAGGCGGTAACACAAGCGCTTCAGGAATCTGGACTGATAAGACAAGTGTAAGATGCGGAACATGCCATGGAGACCCTGATACAGGAAATCCTACTCCGAAAATTAACGGAGTTGTAACTGCACCGCACTTCCCGTTCATGACTGTAAAAACTTGTTACATATGTCACGGAACAGTTATCGGGCCTACAGGTGCAATGGTTGATAAGAGCAAACATATAAATGGAGAAATAAATTATTAG
- a CDS encoding ABC transporter ATP-binding protein: protein MKKSSLVCTNLTKYYSHRLIFGNLALSLNECNSIGIIGNNGSGKSTLVKAIVGIITPSKGDVVMTIENEKIPREQHFKHIGLMSPYLSLYDELSGYENLEFFMNIKCPDKPSDEKEEKINFLLESVGLFKRKKDLYKNYSSGMKQRLKLAFALLNEPQLLLLDEPCANLDKEGIEVVYKFAEEQRQRGMLIIATNEESDLKLCDTLINIEDYKKG, encoded by the coding sequence ATGAAAAAATCGTCTTTAGTTTGTACAAACCTTACGAAATATTATTCGCACAGACTGATATTTGGTAATCTGGCTTTATCTTTGAATGAATGTAATTCTATAGGGATTATAGGTAACAACGGTTCAGGAAAATCTACTCTCGTAAAAGCGATTGTCGGAATAATTACACCTTCAAAAGGTGATGTAGTCATGACAATTGAGAATGAAAAAATACCAAGAGAGCAGCATTTCAAACATATAGGATTGATGTCTCCCTATTTAAGTTTGTATGATGAACTTTCGGGATATGAAAATCTTGAATTCTTTATGAACATTAAATGCCCCGATAAGCCATCAGATGAGAAAGAAGAAAAAATAAATTTTCTTTTAGAGAGCGTTGGTCTTTTTAAAAGAAAAAAAGATCTTTACAAAAATTATTCTTCAGGGATGAAGCAGAGATTAAAACTCGCATTTGCTCTGCTCAACGAACCGCAGCTGCTTTTACTTGATGAGCCATGCGCTAACCTGGATAAGGAAGGTATAGAAGTTGTTTACAAATTTGCAGAAGAGCAAAGACAGCGCGGAATGCTTATAATTGCTACAAACGAAGAATCAGATTTAAAACTTTGCGATACATTAATTAATATCGAAGACTACAAAAAAGGATAA
- a CDS encoding PAS domain S-box protein, whose product MEKMVTKEFGVYLDEIKSILKENSVSEKDETKIMNIVSGSMSKLIELMREGKSAHEKFFSDIILNSVDAIIGYDNNYKIFLWNRGAEDIFGYKLEEITGKDFSFLIPEYLINEGEREFLIKIISEKNFLKNYETERITKKGDIITVSISRFAIFNTKHEIIGSVGIVRDITKQKELEKELREKENLALVGQVVSSIAHSLANPLNLISGNTEYLLMNKKKGDKDYDELKMIMEETNSISELIRSIMDFSRPLKLKKENLDLEELLKEVLEKIKYSYEGKDITIKKEIIGSGFTIMGDRFQLKDAFTNLFVNAIQSVKDKGEVKALLEKNRTEIKFTISDNGSGIAEKDLSNIFKPFYSTKDYGKGTGLGLAITNKVVKEHSGSISVQSKINKGTSFTLQFPI is encoded by the coding sequence ATGGAAAAAATGGTAACGAAGGAGTTCGGAGTTTATTTGGATGAGATTAAAAGTATTCTCAAAGAGAACTCTGTCAGCGAAAAAGATGAAACGAAAATAATGAACATTGTTTCAGGCAGCATGAGCAAGCTGATTGAATTAATGAGAGAGGGAAAATCCGCCCATGAAAAATTCTTTTCGGACATAATTTTAAATTCCGTTGATGCCATTATAGGATACGATAACAACTACAAAATATTTTTATGGAACAGAGGGGCTGAGGATATTTTCGGATACAAGCTGGAAGAAATCACCGGAAAAGATTTTTCGTTTCTTATACCCGAGTATTTAATTAATGAAGGTGAAAGAGAATTTCTTATAAAAATAATAAGCGAAAAGAATTTTTTAAAGAACTACGAGACTGAGCGTATAACCAAAAAAGGCGATATAATAACAGTAAGCATTTCCCGCTTTGCAATATTTAACACGAAGCATGAAATAATCGGAAGTGTTGGAATTGTAAGAGATATCACAAAACAAAAAGAACTTGAAAAAGAATTACGGGAAAAGGAAAATCTTGCTTTAGTAGGGCAAGTAGTTTCATCTATAGCGCACTCGCTTGCAAATCCTTTAAATTTAATTTCAGGCAATACTGAATATCTTCTGATGAATAAGAAAAAAGGAGATAAAGATTATGACGAACTGAAAATGATAATGGAGGAAACAAATTCTATTTCAGAGCTTATAAGGAGCATTATGGATTTCTCAAGGCCCCTTAAATTAAAAAAGGAAAATCTTGATCTGGAAGAACTTCTTAAGGAAGTTTTAGAGAAGATAAAATATTCCTACGAAGGAAAAGATATTACAATTAAAAAAGAAATAATAGGTTCCGGATTTACAATAATGGGAGATAGATTCCAGCTCAAAGATGCCTTCACTAATTTATTTGTAAATGCCATTCAATCTGTTAAAGATAAAGGGGAAGTAAAAGCTCTTCTTGAAAAAAACCGTACAGAGATAAAATTTACAATCTCTGATAATGGTTCGGGAATTGCCGAAAAAGACTTATCCAATATTTTTAAACCATTCTACTCTACCAAAGATTACGGAAAAGGTACAGGACTCGGACTGGCCATAACAAACAAAGTTGTTAAAGAGCACAGCGGCAGTATTTCTGTTCAATCAAAAATTAATAAAGGCACTTCTTTCACACTGCAGTTCCCAATTTGA
- a CDS encoding carboxypeptidase regulatory-like domain-containing protein, translated as MKKLIILIILISGLCYSQTTFIPTGGTTIYDLQSTGTAKHIAQDKNNPNNIHAVYTSSPYSDSSTYAQRTVNYYFSSDKGNTWSFISSFPQIYKTGFPSVSVLSNGCAIITMHGGVLKKTYTFADAFPGLGSFSDLGSALCFDMLPQIAASNNINEQRKFHIINQAGFTSGLSLTSESYAPCMSIPGMSSDAYSIAIGTDGRIGIAYVVDVAQLTGNSGDVFFMESFDNGETFTAPLKIFNAVINADNTFYGAFRGISLVYNNNRPNLVFEVCKQHLSGNYFPDLPGGIMYWSPALTGSDPNRCKYIARNDSANFYPSYIPFYKSYGNYDITSICRPSIGTFSDSNYMAVVFMSSTPKLKVTGLDTAGFNSLYLTYTYNKGIIWTRPKRITPDERMDWTFPSISVFNLAGSFPYKANITATKDSVPGSYVLNNPFTKSLAQQFYIRTDVGYLTEPGNATITSGIVKYDDNNQPVTTGTVRALQFNESTGQSIVIASSPIDANGNYSLNFNAPFNDYYIVAYPNSEKESDYIQTYYPQSIYWLDASTINSSNNNYEINIDVYRKTSLEGFSSVRGVVNSVKENHSSVLPEADLYLKLDNKFVGYSESNSSGRYSFSNIPPGTYEIIATKLGYTTLSEQITIQGSQMDSINFALTRVPIGSHQGSLVPDKFYLYQNFPNPFNPVTSIKYDISADRFVSLKIYNILGKVAAVPVNEFKQAGSYTINFDAGKLPSGIYFYKLETESFSQTRRMVILK; from the coding sequence ATGAAAAAGCTAATTATACTTATAATATTAATTTCGGGACTGTGCTATTCGCAGACTACTTTTATTCCTACGGGCGGCACTACTATATATGATTTACAATCAACCGGAACTGCTAAACATATTGCACAGGATAAAAATAATCCCAATAATATTCATGCTGTATATACTTCATCGCCTTATTCGGATTCTTCTACCTATGCTCAGAGAACAGTGAATTATTATTTCAGTTCCGATAAAGGAAATACATGGAGCTTTATTTCCTCTTTCCCGCAGATTTACAAAACGGGTTTTCCTTCAGTTTCGGTTTTAAGTAATGGATGCGCTATAATAACTATGCACGGCGGAGTTTTGAAAAAAACTTATACGTTTGCCGATGCCTTTCCCGGACTTGGTTCTTTTTCAGATTTAGGTTCGGCATTATGTTTCGATATGCTTCCGCAAATTGCCGCTTCTAATAACATAAATGAGCAGAGAAAATTCCACATAATTAATCAGGCAGGTTTTACTTCGGGATTATCATTAACATCTGAATCCTATGCACCTTGTATGAGTATTCCGGGGATGAGTTCTGATGCTTATTCAATTGCTATCGGCACTGATGGAAGAATAGGTATAGCCTATGTTGTAGATGTAGCACAGTTAACAGGAAACTCAGGTGATGTTTTCTTTATGGAGTCCTTCGATAACGGTGAAACATTTACTGCACCCTTAAAAATATTCAATGCTGTTATAAATGCGGACAATACTTTTTATGGAGCATTCAGAGGCATAAGTTTAGTTTATAATAACAATAGACCTAATCTGGTATTTGAAGTCTGTAAACAACATTTATCAGGAAATTATTTTCCGGATTTGCCGGGAGGTATAATGTACTGGTCTCCCGCACTTACGGGCAGCGACCCGAACAGATGTAAATACATTGCAAGAAATGATTCAGCAAATTTTTATCCTTCTTATATTCCGTTTTACAAATCATATGGGAATTATGACATTACATCGATTTGTAGACCTTCAATTGGCACATTCAGTGACAGCAATTATATGGCTGTTGTCTTTATGTCATCAACTCCAAAATTAAAAGTAACAGGCTTAGATACAGCCGGTTTCAACTCGCTATATCTGACTTATACATATAATAAAGGAATCATCTGGACAAGACCTAAAAGAATTACACCCGATGAACGCATGGACTGGACATTTCCGTCAATATCCGTTTTTAATTTAGCCGGTTCATTTCCTTACAAAGCAAATATTACAGCAACCAAGGATAGCGTTCCGGGAAGTTATGTATTAAACAATCCATTTACTAAATCTCTTGCGCAGCAATTTTATATAAGAACCGATGTAGGATATCTTACAGAACCGGGTAACGCCACAATAACTTCCGGAATAGTAAAATACGACGATAATAATCAGCCTGTAACAACTGGAACTGTAAGAGCCCTGCAATTTAACGAATCAACAGGGCAATCAATTGTTATAGCCAGCTCACCTATTGATGCAAACGGAAATTACTCTTTAAATTTTAACGCTCCTTTTAATGATTATTATATAGTTGCATATCCTAATTCTGAAAAGGAATCAGATTATATTCAAACTTATTATCCTCAATCAATTTACTGGTTAGATGCTTCTACAATAAATTCTTCAAACAATAATTATGAAATCAATATAGATGTATATAGAAAGACTTCGTTAGAGGGATTTAGCTCTGTAAGAGGTGTTGTCAATTCAGTAAAAGAAAATCACTCATCGGTTCTTCCTGAGGCAGATTTATATTTAAAGCTTGATAACAAATTCGTTGGATATTCGGAATCTAACTCAAGCGGCAGATACAGTTTTTCTAATATACCTCCCGGCACATATGAAATAATTGCAACTAAACTTGGCTATACAACTCTATCTGAACAAATTACAATTCAGGGGTCACAGATGGATTCAATAAATTTTGCGTTGACCCGCGTTCCTATTGGAAGTCATCAAGGTTCCCTTGTTCCGGATAAGTTTTATTTATATCAGAATTTCCCGAATCCCTTTAATCCTGTAACCAGCATTAAATATGATATCTCCGCAGATAGATTCGTGTCATTAAAAATTTACAATATATTAGGAAAAGTAGCAGCTGTTCCGGTTAATGAGTTTAAGCAGGCTGGAAGTTATACAATAAATTTTGATGCAGGCAAACTGCCGTCAGGTATTTATTTTTACAAATTGGAAACAGAAAGTTTTTCTCAGACGAGAAGAATGGTAATTTTAAAATAG
- a CDS encoding T9SS type A sorting domain-containing protein, with the protein MKKLFFLFIILFSSQPAFSQSGWYWQHPLPQGNNLNSVKFIDNSTLIAVGDQGVIIRSTDKGVTWSLEPSFSQKTFTSVYALDQNIIFICGDQGIILKSSNAGISWSYIGVNTLQKLNKIIFINSTIGFTIGNNGVIFRTTNLGQTWVQLNSGTTSALQSIYFMNASTGFISGGGYLLKTINSGDNWSVFAPGGFNDFQFLNELTGYSVSSYFSFPSYYGVTYKTTNGGINWNALNGSCYSSCLSLLFLDANTGFVSSSNGISYTSNAGQNWTCSYLNVCNSIDNKSNIYITVGQGGSIFRSSDNGVNWTNKSYSYSSISLWDIFFINENTGYISATEGNSDSTFVKTTNGGNNWLKLKAPSTAIFSIYFTNENTGYAGNGVALYKTTNGGINWNISRNGSSSIVCFTDANTGFVAGSNSEIYKTTNAGLNWEMKFSDAAGNIKSISFPSLSVGYACNARFDILKTENGGNSWYYLPPINGIVGQEKIIFINENTGFISTSYQGKSIFRTIDGGNSWQPVLIINDNQSIISDIDISESGTGYATCWTGRIFKTTNFGTSWFELLSNTNNRLYSVCKVSDSIVFAAGTNSTIIKTINGGTALTSINNFTNIIPSEFYLHQNYPNPFNPITIIKFDIPKTSFVKIKIYDVLGKQIATLLNEIKQAGSYSIDFNASQLSSGIFFYRLETEGFTETKKMVVQK; encoded by the coding sequence ATGAAAAAATTATTTTTTTTGTTTATTATCTTATTCTCATCACAACCTGCTTTTTCTCAAAGTGGCTGGTATTGGCAACACCCACTTCCCCAAGGAAATAACTTAAATTCAGTAAAGTTTATTGACAACTCTACTTTAATAGCTGTTGGAGATCAAGGGGTTATTATAAGATCAACTGACAAAGGTGTAACTTGGTCTTTAGAACCTTCTTTTTCACAAAAAACATTTACTAGTGTTTATGCCTTAGATCAAAATATTATTTTTATTTGTGGGGACCAGGGTATTATTTTAAAGTCATCAAACGCAGGTATCAGTTGGTCATATATCGGTGTAAATACCCTGCAAAAACTTAATAAGATTATATTTATCAATTCAACAATTGGATTTACGATTGGGAATAATGGTGTAATATTTAGAACTACCAACCTTGGACAAACATGGGTACAACTTAATTCTGGTACTACCTCAGCATTACAGAGCATATATTTTATGAACGCAAGTACCGGATTTATTTCGGGAGGCGGGTATTTATTAAAGACAATAAATTCAGGAGATAACTGGAGTGTTTTTGCCCCGGGAGGATTTAATGACTTTCAGTTCTTGAACGAATTAACGGGATATAGTGTCAGCAGTTATTTCTCATTTCCTTCATATTATGGTGTTACTTACAAAACAACAAATGGAGGAATAAACTGGAATGCACTTAACGGAAGCTGCTACAGCAGTTGTCTTTCATTACTTTTCTTAGATGCAAATACAGGATTTGTTTCATCTTCTAATGGTATTTCATACACTTCTAACGCAGGACAGAACTGGACATGCTCTTATCTTAATGTATGCAACTCCATAGATAATAAATCTAATATATACATTACAGTTGGACAAGGTGGGAGTATATTCCGGTCATCCGATAACGGTGTTAACTGGACTAATAAATCTTATTCCTATTCGTCTATTTCTCTTTGGGATATTTTCTTTATAAATGAAAATACAGGCTACATATCTGCAACGGAAGGAAATTCTGATAGCACATTCGTAAAAACTACAAATGGAGGGAATAATTGGCTTAAACTTAAAGCACCTTCAACCGCTATTTTTTCTATTTATTTTACAAATGAAAATACAGGCTATGCAGGAAATGGTGTCGCCCTTTATAAAACTACAAATGGTGGAATTAATTGGAACATCTCACGAAATGGTTCGTCTTCTATTGTGTGTTTTACAGATGCTAATACTGGTTTTGTTGCCGGAAGTAATTCTGAAATTTATAAAACAACAAATGCCGGGTTAAACTGGGAGATGAAATTTTCAGATGCAGCTGGGAACATAAAATCAATTTCTTTTCCTTCTCTCAGTGTGGGTTATGCCTGTAATGCCAGATTTGATATTCTTAAAACTGAAAATGGAGGTAATTCCTGGTACTATCTTCCTCCAATTAATGGTATTGTTGGTCAGGAAAAAATAATTTTCATTAACGAAAATACGGGATTTATTTCTACTTCTTATCAGGGAAAGTCAATATTTAGAACAATCGATGGAGGTAATTCCTGGCAGCCTGTCTTAATAATAAATGACAATCAAAGTATTATATCAGACATTGATATTTCAGAAAGCGGCACTGGCTATGCTACATGCTGGACAGGAAGGATTTTTAAAACAACAAATTTTGGAACCTCATGGTTTGAACTCTTAAGTAATACTAACAACAGACTTTATTCTGTTTGTAAAGTAAGTGATTCAATTGTTTTTGCTGCGGGAACCAATTCTACAATAATAAAAACCATAAATGGTGGTACTGCATTAACCAGTATTAATAACTTTACAAATATTATTCCATCTGAATTTTATCTTCATCAAAACTATCCGAATCCGTTTAATCCAATTACAATTATCAAATTTGATATTCCCAAAACTTCATTTGTAAAAATTAAGATCTATGACGTACTTGGAAAACAAATTGCAACACTGTTAAATGAAATTAAGCAAGCAGGCAGCTATTCAATCGATTTCAATGCTTCTCAATTATCTTCAGGAATATTTTTCTACAGGTTAGAAACAGAAGGCTTTACCGAAACAAAAAAAATGGTTGTACAAAAATAA
- a CDS encoding GDP-L-fucose synthase: MNKDSKITVFGGTGMLGSAIVRQLNKKGFTNVNAPSRKEGFDLLSKEKVDNYFEVYKPDYAFMVAGLVGGIQANNKRQADFLYQNSIMILNVLEAIKNYSPHTKILYTGSTCIYPKENPQPINENRFMMGPLEDTNKGYAVAKGMGIIGCQLYRKQYGINAIAAMPTNLYGVHDNYDLENSHFIAAMIVKFVNAKKNGTPLQFWGTGTPRREALYVDDCADACIYLMQNYNEPEIVNIGTGYDHSIKEYIEIAERVFKNNDEITWDTSKPDGTFEKRTDITFLKSLMPDYNPRSFEEGLKIVVKEDFGMEV, translated from the coding sequence ATGAATAAGGATTCAAAAATTACAGTCTTCGGCGGAACGGGAATGCTTGGCTCCGCAATTGTAAGACAGCTTAACAAAAAAGGTTTTACCAATGTAAATGCACCTTCACGCAAAGAAGGATTTGATTTACTCTCTAAAGAAAAAGTTGATAATTACTTTGAAGTATATAAACCCGATTACGCTTTTATGGTTGCCGGGTTAGTCGGCGGTATTCAGGCAAACAATAAACGTCAGGCAGATTTTCTTTATCAGAATTCAATAATGATACTGAATGTGCTTGAAGCCATTAAAAATTATTCACCACATACAAAAATATTATATACGGGTTCAACCTGTATTTATCCTAAGGAAAATCCTCAGCCAATCAATGAAAACAGATTCATGATGGGTCCGCTTGAAGATACTAATAAAGGCTATGCAGTTGCAAAAGGTATGGGAATAATAGGATGCCAGTTATACCGAAAGCAATACGGCATTAATGCTATTGCAGCAATGCCTACTAATTTATACGGCGTTCATGATAATTATGATTTAGAGAACAGCCATTTCATTGCTGCAATGATAGTAAAATTTGTGAATGCAAAAAAGAACGGAACTCCGCTTCAGTTCTGGGGCACAGGAACTCCAAGACGTGAGGCGCTTTATGTGGATGACTGCGCCGATGCCTGCATTTACCTCATGCAAAATTATAACGAACCTGAGATTGTTAATATCGGAACTGGATATGACCATTCAATAAAGGAGTATATTGAAATAGCAGAGAGAGTTTTTAAAAATAATGACGAGATTACATGGGATACATCAAAGCCCGATGGCACGTTTGAAAAAAGAACAGACATTACATTTCTAAAATCATTAATGCCGGATTACAATCCCAGAAGCTTTGAAGAGGGATTGAAAATTGTGGTCAAAGAAGATTTCGGAATGGAAGTATAA